One segment of Paenibacillus sp. FSL R7-0337 DNA contains the following:
- the accD gene encoding acetyl-CoA carboxylase, carboxyltransferase subunit beta, producing the protein MFKDLFQKKRKYATIPSERLERSGGPAEGERPKREIPEGLMSKCAKCGTIQYSKELEKNLKVCPSCGYHMRLNATERIAMILDPEGFIEFDSEMASIDPLKFPGYASKLAQQQSKTGQLEAVITGQGSIGGHPVIVAVMNFEFFTGSMGSVVGEKITRAVEEATEQAMPMLIFSTSGGARMQESILSLMQMAKTSAALARFSEAGGLYISVITDPTTGGVSASFASLGDIIIAEPGAVFGFAGRIVIEQTIRQKLPEDFQTAEFNLQHGQLDLVVHRKEMRSTLTKLLELHDVKGGF; encoded by the coding sequence GAGCGCCCTAAGCGGGAGATTCCCGAAGGTCTAATGAGCAAGTGCGCCAAATGCGGAACGATCCAGTATAGCAAGGAACTGGAGAAGAATTTGAAAGTATGCCCTTCCTGCGGCTATCATATGCGCCTCAATGCGACCGAACGGATTGCAATGATACTTGATCCGGAAGGGTTCATTGAGTTCGACAGCGAGATGGCGTCGATTGATCCGCTGAAGTTCCCCGGCTATGCCTCGAAGCTTGCGCAACAGCAGTCCAAAACCGGACAGCTTGAAGCTGTAATCACCGGCCAGGGCAGCATTGGCGGACATCCGGTTATTGTAGCCGTGATGAATTTTGAGTTCTTCACCGGCAGCATGGGATCTGTGGTTGGAGAGAAAATTACAAGAGCGGTGGAAGAAGCGACAGAGCAGGCAATGCCGATGCTGATCTTCTCCACCTCCGGCGGAGCCAGAATGCAGGAGAGCATTCTCAGTCTCATGCAGATGGCGAAGACAAGCGCCGCGCTGGCCCGGTTCAGTGAAGCAGGCGGCCTGTATATTTCCGTCATTACTGATCCGACTACCGGCGGGGTATCGGCGAGCTTTGCCAGCCTGGGCGACATTATTATTGCCGAGCCCGGAGCGGTATTCGGCTTTGCCGGACGGATTGTCATCGAGCAGACGATCCGCCAGAAGCTGCCGGAGGATTTCCAGACGGCAGAGTTCAATCTGCAGCACGGACAGCTGGATCTGGTCGTGCACCGTAAGGAAATGCGCTCCACACTCACGAAGCTGCTGGAACTGCATGATGTGAAAGGGGGATTTTAG
- a CDS encoding acetyl-CoA carboxylase carboxyltransferase subunit alpha: MAGELPFEMPLVEMRKKIAELKQFGEEKGIDFSDEVARLEERYSELENEIYSNISPAQKMHLARHHVRPTSLDLIGLIFTDFIELHGDRLYGDDLAVVGGIAKLNGRPVTVIGQQRGKDTKENILRFFGSAHPEGFRKSLRLMKQAEKFGRPIITFVDTKGAYPGNTAEERGQSEAIARNLFEMSQLAVPVICVIIGEGGSGGALAMAVGNRVLMLENAIYSAISPNGAASILWKDATKAEQAAEAMKITATDLLEMEVIEEIIAEPRGGAHRDYEATAEAVKDTVWRHLQELSGMDAAALKEDRYLKFRKIGEFSESVLEQDSDQDEAQIVE; the protein is encoded by the coding sequence TTGGCAGGAGAGTTGCCTTTTGAAATGCCTCTGGTAGAAATGCGCAAAAAAATCGCCGAACTCAAGCAGTTCGGTGAAGAGAAGGGCATTGATTTCAGCGATGAGGTAGCCCGGCTTGAAGAGCGCTACAGCGAGCTGGAGAATGAGATCTATTCCAATATATCCCCGGCCCAGAAGATGCATCTGGCCCGGCATCACGTACGCCCGACCTCGCTGGATCTGATCGGGCTTATCTTCACGGACTTTATCGAGCTGCATGGTGACCGCCTGTACGGTGACGATCTTGCGGTAGTCGGCGGAATCGCCAAGCTGAATGGTAGACCTGTGACCGTTATCGGACAGCAGCGCGGCAAGGATACGAAGGAGAATATTCTCCGTTTCTTCGGCAGCGCCCATCCGGAAGGCTTCCGCAAGTCACTGAGGCTGATGAAGCAGGCAGAGAAGTTCGGCCGTCCGATCATCACCTTTGTGGATACGAAGGGGGCTTACCCCGGTAATACCGCTGAGGAACGCGGACAATCGGAAGCGATTGCCCGCAATTTGTTCGAGATGTCCCAGCTGGCCGTGCCGGTCATCTGCGTGATTATCGGCGAGGGCGGCAGCGGCGGAGCTTTAGCGATGGCCGTGGGCAACCGCGTGCTGATGCTGGAGAATGCAATCTATTCAGCGATCTCCCCTAACGGTGCAGCGTCGATTCTGTGGAAGGATGCCACCAAGGCGGAACAGGCCGCTGAGGCGATGAAGATTACGGCCACCGATCTGCTGGAGATGGAAGTCATTGAGGAGATTATTGCAGAGCCCAGAGGCGGTGCGCACCGGGATTACGAAGCTACAGCGGAGGCGGTTAAGGATACAGTCTGGCGTCACCTGCAGGAGCTGTCCGGCATGGATGCAGCAGCGCTGAAGGAAGACCGTTATCTGAAATTCCGCAAAATCGGTGAGTTTTCCGAGTCGGTGCTGGAGCAGGATTCCGATCAGGATGAAGCGCAGATTGTGGAGTAA
- the pyk gene encoding pyruvate kinase, with translation MRKSKIVCTIGPASESLENIKKLILAGMNVARLNFSHGDFDEHGARINTIRQASKELGKTVAILLDTKGPEIRTGKLEVEPIELVQDEYLTLTTEEILGDHNRISITYNNLPNDVQVGSTILIDDGLIGLTVVDIQGTEIKTRIVNGGTIKSKKGVNVPGVSISLPGITEKDTSDIIFGIGQDIDFIAASFVRKASDVLEIRELLAKHDASHIQIISKIENQEGVDNLDEILAVSDGLMVARGDLGVEIPAEDVPLAQKLMIQKCNIAGKPVITATQMLDSMQRNPRPTRAEASDVANAIFDGTDAIMLSGETAAGKYPVESVLTMSRIAEKAESALNHREIFMKQQIAQETTVTEAISQSVAISALDLNAKAIISSTVTGHTARVVSKYRPKSQIIAVTTQERTMRQLALVWGVTPVFGPEAHSTDELLETALNGGKASGLVKAGDLVVITAGIPLGRSGSTNLVKVDTIPAD, from the coding sequence ATGCGGAAAAGTAAAATTGTATGTACGATCGGACCTGCAAGTGAATCGTTGGAGAATATCAAAAAATTGATTTTGGCTGGTATGAATGTGGCCCGTCTGAACTTCTCCCACGGCGATTTTGATGAGCATGGAGCCCGGATCAACACGATCCGTCAAGCATCCAAGGAACTTGGCAAGACTGTTGCCATCCTGCTCGACACCAAAGGACCGGAGATTCGTACTGGCAAGCTGGAAGTAGAACCGATTGAACTGGTTCAGGATGAGTATCTGACATTGACTACGGAAGAGATCCTTGGCGACCATAACCGTATCTCCATCACTTACAACAACCTGCCTAACGATGTTCAAGTAGGATCGACGATCCTGATCGACGACGGCCTGATCGGCCTTACGGTTGTCGACATTCAAGGCACTGAAATCAAGACCCGTATTGTTAACGGCGGTACGATCAAGAGCAAGAAGGGTGTTAACGTACCAGGAGTATCCATCTCCCTGCCGGGTATTACGGAAAAAGATACCAGTGATATCATTTTTGGGATCGGACAGGACATTGATTTTATTGCCGCTTCTTTCGTACGCAAAGCCAGCGACGTTCTGGAAATCCGTGAACTGCTTGCGAAGCATGATGCTTCCCACATCCAGATCATCTCCAAGATCGAGAACCAGGAAGGTGTCGATAACCTGGATGAGATCCTGGCAGTATCCGACGGCCTCATGGTTGCCCGTGGCGACCTTGGTGTAGAAATCCCTGCTGAAGATGTACCTTTGGCTCAGAAGCTGATGATTCAGAAATGTAACATCGCCGGCAAACCGGTAATCACAGCTACCCAGATGCTGGATTCCATGCAGCGCAACCCGCGCCCAACCCGCGCTGAAGCAAGTGACGTAGCGAACGCAATCTTCGACGGAACTGATGCAATCATGCTGTCCGGTGAGACTGCTGCGGGGAAATATCCGGTAGAATCCGTACTGACTATGTCCCGTATTGCTGAGAAAGCAGAATCTGCTCTGAACCACCGTGAGATCTTCATGAAGCAGCAGATTGCTCAAGAAACTACTGTAACTGAAGCGATCAGCCAATCCGTAGCGATCTCCGCTCTGGATCTGAATGCTAAAGCGATCATTTCTTCGACTGTAACTGGCCACACTGCACGCGTGGTTTCCAAATATCGTCCTAAATCACAGATCATTGCTGTTACTACCCAGGAAAGAACAATGCGTCAACTGGCGCTGGTATGGGGCGTAACTCCTGTATTCGGTCCTGAAGCTCATTCTACTGACGAATTGCTGGAAACAGCTCTTAACGGCGGTAAAGCTTCCGGTCTGGTTAAAGCTGGCGATCTTGTAGTCATCACTGCAGGTATCCCGCTTGGACGTTCCGGTTCCACTAACCTGGTGAAGGTAGATACGATTCCAGCCGACTAG